In Rickettsia endosymbiont of Gonocerus acuteangulatus, the following are encoded in one genomic region:
- a CDS encoding outer membrane protein — MKKLLLIAATSATVLSSALSFADCENDSWYLRVDAGAAMFNKEKDSLTGLKLKSKTAFTGDIGVGNYIAENFRADLTLGTTFSGKLKKSGNVKGDNISSSYKPNITRLLINGYVDLSNFEMFDVFAGAGIGASILKERVSYSGINSGATISTSYSSKNTTNFAYKLTLGASSQISDGVKAELAYSWISDGKAKGGNVNLPGVGNKQVKGTRYQSHNLTAGLRFDI; from the coding sequence ATGAAAAAATTACTTTTAATAGCTGCTACAAGTGCAACAGTTTTATCTTCCGCCCTTTCATTCGCTGATTGCGAGAATGATAGCTGGTACTTAAGAGTAGATGCTGGTGCGGCAATGTTCAATAAAGAAAAGGACAGCCTAACTGGTCTTAAATTAAAATCTAAGACAGCTTTTACTGGTGATATTGGTGTTGGTAACTATATTGCAGAAAATTTCAGAGCTGACTTAACTTTAGGTACTACATTCAGTGGTAAATTAAAGAAGTCTGGCAATGTCAAGGGAGATAATATTTCATCAAGCTATAAGCCTAATATCACACGTTTACTTATTAATGGTTACGTAGATCTATCTAACTTTGAAATGTTTGATGTTTTTGCTGGTGCTGGTATCGGTGCTTCAATTCTGAAAGAAAGAGTTTCATATTCTGGAATTAATAGTGGTGCTACTATTTCTACTTCTTATTCAAGCAAAAACACAACTAATTTTGCTTACAAACTAACTTTAGGTGCTTCTTCACAAATCTCTGATGGAGTTAAAGCAGAGTTAGCTTATAGCTGGATAAGTGATGGTAAGGCAAAAGGTGGAAATGTAAATTTACCTGGTGTAGGAAACAAACAAGTTAAAGGAACACGTTATCAAAGCCATAACCTAACTGCAGGTTTAAGATTTGATATATAA
- the fdxA gene encoding ferredoxin FdxA, whose amino-acid sequence MTYVVTDECVKCKYTDCVEVCPVDCFYEGEFMLVINPDECIDCGVCVPDCPIDAIKPESPELIEWVERAKHFIEHEKWQVITKKKPALPDADKFKDEKDKFNKYIGV is encoded by the coding sequence ATGACTTATGTTGTAACTGATGAATGCGTGAAATGTAAATATACTGATTGTGTCGAAGTATGTCCGGTAGATTGTTTCTATGAGGGTGAGTTCATGCTGGTTATCAATCCGGATGAATGTATAGATTGCGGGGTATGCGTGCCTGACTGCCCAATAGATGCAATAAAACCTGAATCACCAGAATTAATTGAATGGGTAGAGCGAGCAAAACACTTTATAGAACATGAGAAATGGCAAGTTATTACTAAGAAAAAACCCGCTCTGCCAGATGCTGATAAATTCAAAGATGAAAAAGATAAATTTAATAAATATATTGGTGTATAA
- a CDS encoding transposase, with product MKIRHGVEIHIKGFAKNKHVNLFKFTVSTNRVEYVVANNKTHKSSKAAQDECGFRWVIESMHREIKQLTGIERCQCRKQRLQRNHISWAFLVWAFLKRTANTIGKTVYQIKLGLLDDYMQQQLRSPSLRYLEPNIA from the coding sequence ATGAAGATCAGGCATGGAGTAGAGATTCATATAAAAGGCTTTGCTAAAAATAAGCATGTTAATTTGTTTAAATTTACTGTTTCTACCAACAGAGTTGAGTATGTTGTTGCCAATAACAAAACTCACAAATCTTCTAAAGCTGCACAAGATGAGTGTGGCTTTCGATGGGTAATTGAGAGCATGCACAGAGAAATTAAGCAACTTACTGGGATAGAACGTTGTCAATGCAGGAAACAGCGTCTTCAACGTAATCATATTAGTTGGGCATTTTTAGTTTGGGCATTTCTCAAAAGGACTGCAAATACAATCGGTAAAACGGTTTACCAAATAAAGTTAGGGCTTTTAGATGACTATATGCAACAACAGCTGCGTTCTCCATCTTTACGATATTTAGAACCAAACATAGCGTAA